The Ooceraea biroi isolate clonal line C1 chromosome 7, Obir_v5.4, whole genome shotgun sequence genomic sequence GCCTGCACCGCCGTTAAATGGAACTCTGGTAATTAACGCAATCGCGCACTCGCCTCGCTGTTTCTCTCTCGGCGAGGTAGCGGTTTGGCGACGCGGTGTACGGTAATTCGCGCGCACCCTCCCTCTTGCCCGAGAGCTCCTTCTCTCAAGGGCGAGATCCCCTGTACCGCGAGATGATCGTCCGACGATTAAGGCACTCGCAAATCCGAGTCGATCCGGGATCCTCCTTCGAGCGAGCCGCATCAGCATGCATCAGTCGCGGATAGCATAACGGGCTTAATATGCTAAAACGCGGCTAACTTGTTCATCGTTAATGGGGCCGGAAAGCACGGGGAACGAGGCGCTGTATCGAGATAGCGCGAGGCTGCACACGAGCCGGGCAATGTGCTGCGCGAAATTCTAAGCGGTTTGTCAGACGCCGAGACCGTGCCTCGCTGCGCCAGCAAGCACGcgcagcgagcgagcggattaTATTTCTTACCGAATGCTGTTTGCCCGGGAATATCGTTGTCTCGTGGGACGGAAAATagtaatgaatattaatgccGCGACCATTTAATTACATCGGAGATAACGGTCTAACTATGAGCGCGCCTAGGGAGAGCAGAGGGAGGCGACGATGTGGCGATTATGAGCCCACGTAACCGTTACCGCACCTAAGGGCGAATCGGCTGAAGATCCGCGGACGAGCGGCCGGATCAAACGAGGACCTGAATTCAAACGGACAAGTGGATCATCGAAACGGAGTCTGGTGCCGCGATCATGAATCTTAACGCGACGATAATTGTCATTGTACTGCCGTATAGTTCAAAAGTTAAACGCGACGTCGATCGATCGTGCATTACGTATGCTAAACGCCACTGGATCGATCGTAATCGCGATGAAATGGTAACGCGGGGGTGTACGAGGATTGCTGCCATAATTTATGAGTATATACAGCTCTCTACCGAGACGCAACGGACCGCGTAATGTTCGCGCAAAGCCGTAGAACTTTACCGACCTTGCCACACGTTCCAGATCCAGCCAACGTGCATGATTATTACAAAGTGTCTAGGTATAAAACGGCGCCCGGTTTTTTTccacgttctttctctctcagtcTCTTTGTATTTCGAGCTTTTCCCGAGCCGTTGGATCTTTTATGGGGGAAGCGCGACATAATAGACCGCTGGGGTCCGAGCCATGATTAATGGCGCCCGGTTTATGAGGAGCGCTTTGATTTATCGAGCGCCTTGTTCTGAAGTCTTCCCcccctgcgcgcgcgcgcagcacCAAGTTTACCGATTAATCCCGCGGACATCTCCTTCGGCCCGTGCCAACTAACGCCCGCACTAATAGCCGTCCGTTTCTCTTGTGCTTTCAGCTCGATGAAAATCACAACCACAAGCCGGTGTTCTCCAATTGCTCGAATTACGCGCCCGTGGTGAAGGAGGAGGAGTCCCCTGGCACGGTGGTGATTCAGGTGCACGCCGAAGACAGAGATCCACCGGAGGAAGGAGGTATTGTATCGCAGCCGCGAGATCTTCTAGCATATACTGTGTCACGTGTCGCGATTAATTATACACGTAGCAGAAAAGTAAAAAGCATCACATGATGATTTTTTCACGAAGTAGTAAAAACTTATAGTCGCCAGTACTGGATAAAcaacttgaataattttattgtcgaCAATCTGgccaaataaaattattcaagttaTTGTTTCATGACCTCCAGAGTCTTTATCGTACGTCGTGAATCGGGACGAGCGGACAAAGTCGAAGGCACGCGCGTTCCgtgacattatttttaataatttttaattagtcCTAATAActctcaatttaattaacttaattaatcatgatttaattaacacACGGGGCGCGGTACAATAGAAAGAACGGAAACCGCACGTGTTTCAGATAAACTGAAATACCTCGCTGCCTATTAATTCACATTTTCATAAGGCACGAATGCGCGCGGATTTCTTCGTAATCGCGATGAACAGCATCAGGAACACTGTGACGTCGCTGCGTGATTCTGCGCTTTCAGGTACTATCACGTACAGTTTCGTGACTTTTCCCGATGAGAAGCTAAAATTCGAGATCAACAATAAGACGGGTCTCATCAGGACGACTCAGATGCTCGACAGGGATGAGCCCGCCAGGGAGAAAGAGGCCTATCTTACGGTGTTGGCAACTGACAATGGCAAGCCACAGTTGGATGACGTGTGCACATTTAAGGTCACCATCGAAGACGTCAACGACAATGAGCCCGTCTTCGACAAAGTGGTGAGTTTTGCGCTATTAACGAGTTACTCACTCGTTAACACGTTGATGGATCGATCGAGCCATCCTTTACAATTCGCTTATCTACAAAGGTATCTATCCGGGTGCATGCGGTACGGAATTCGCGTCTGAATTATACATACGCGGCAATTACGTGGATGTAATAGCCGGTTTGTAGCAGGAAAAGTTGTACCAAAGCCCAACAGACCGACGACTCCTTTTCATTACCACGTAATGAAGAATTGATGcttttcaatatttccttAACTGAGACCATCATTGGTGCAAGATAGCTTTGGCAAAAGAAGAAATGGGTGGTTTAAGTGTGTAATTCGCGTGCTATGTATgcataagaaattttcatgtGATATATCTCCAAGTGCACGAATACACCTGAAAATGGACGGAATATTAAGTTGGATCTATTATGTTAGTTTCATTCTATTCTGCACATTTCTCGTgcataattgattttaaataaattagccACAGCTCAGAAATTATATCATGAATCTCATATTTTCATCGTAAATTTCCCTTTTTCACAGATTAACATATCGCTATTATCACTACTAACAAATTCTGCTTgaattttttgtttcatttcaatCCCAGGTCTTCCGTGGATACGTGTGGAAGGTTGGTCTTGAATTTGCGGTGCGAATGTTACAAAAAAAATGTCATGAGCGTCGTTCTTTTTGCGGTTTTATGATTTACATATTTCACAAAGCGGATCGTATTTTATGCATCGAACGAgattatgtgtgtgtgtgtgttttttgctcgagaaaaaatgtttttagatTTGACCGAAATTTTGAGCAAAATACAAATGTTGTATGAAGAgcagaaatttttattgcttaataataatcgcggtGACACGTTCGATATGGCGAATTATATTCTCTATCTTCCTTTCTGCCCTTGTTGTTAAAGAATTATGCATGATAATTGTATGCGATGCTTTAGGTATGATAATGCACTGTGAGAGCACGACGCATACAAAATTGCATGGAATGCAACACGCTAAGCGCGATCATGTGCGCGTATCGTGAGATAATGATTCCCCGTTTAATGCATTTCGGCTTGTTACGCAGGCATATACGGAATCTGTGCCGCAAGATTTACCGGTTGGCCGTGAGGTCATGAGGGTTTCCGCCACCGATATCGACGACGGTAACAATTCCGTCGTACGATATAGCCTGTCACCTAAGAAGTTCGATGATGCTGTGTACTTTCGGATCGACCGCGAAACCGGTGTCATATTTCTCAGCAAAGTTATAGACGTAAGTAAAAGAGGGGTCTATATTAAGAGGGTAATACTATTCTGTTTTATAATGCTCCCCCTTGTAACACTTTCTCGGTAGCTCAAACAGCGATAGAGTAGGCAATTTTCCCTTTACCGTTGTTCGAATTTCCATCGTTATTCATCGACGAACTTCATCGCGTAGATGTGCACTTCGTTCAAATAAAGTTGactatgaaattaataaattgcagcagatttaatatatttttttctatttattgaaaatgatATTCCCCTCTAACGATTTTTCCGAGTAAACTCGAGCTTCtcctatatttatttaattaatcagatGAATCTCCTATATCACGATCGTTGATCAATTTGCGTAGCGCAATCCGGATTATAAATTCAGCATGACTGCCACTGCCGAGGATCTTGGCGAACACCCAAAGTCCAGCGTCATTGATCTTGACATACGAGTTGTGGAATCACACAAGAAGGCGCCTGCTTTTCTACCGAGACCAGCGGAGCCAATTAAACTTCAGGAGAATTTTAGCGACTTTGATGGCAGTATTGTCCGTTTAAAAGCAGTTTCCAATATCGAAAACTCCAGCAATTCGGACAATTCGTATCTACTCTTCGAGCTCGTTACTGGCAGAACGGAGCAGACCAACAAGAAGAACACTTTTAGGTAAGTGTGAATAGCGACTACTGCTTCTTTTCTTCACGCAACACGCGGAATGAAACGTACGCGATACGTGAGTCTCGACTGCAATTTACTGAACCATTTTATTTCACGCTCATTAGATTAGAATCCAATAAGGACGTAGCAGATATCAAGCTCTCGCAACACCTTAATTACGAgagtaacacgcaatattcgTTAATAGTACGAGTACAAAATAAGTATCAGTTGGCCGCCGAAACGGTGGTCGATATCGAAGTTCTCGACGTAAATGACAACATTCCAGTCTTTCGCGATATCAAGAAAGGAAGCGTACTAGAAAACGAACCACGAGGTGTTCCCGTGATGCAGGTGCGGGCCATCGATGCCGATGGAACTTCCGCTAACAATCAGGTAtagtgatatttaatttaatttatgtaaatggTATCTTCTGCTTTACAGCGTCTCAGGGTTTCATTACATCTTGCcgatttctctttatttcctGATAGGTGAGTTACGCGTTGGACAACTTCAAGGACCTCTTCGCCATCGACCCTCAAACTGGCAATATCACGACATTAGTAACGTTCGATAGAGAGGTCGAAGACACGTACAACGTTAAAGTAATAGCAATGGACAATTCGCCGAGCGCTTTGTTCAAAACTGGCGAGCACAATAAGGGGCAACAGGTGTTTCGAATAGAGATCGCAGACAAGAACGACAATCCGCCTCGCTTCACCCAAAAAGTCTACACCCATAATTCGATTTACGAAAACGCGAACATCAACGCGCCCGTGACTGAAGTCAAGGCCGTTGATTCCGATACAGCGAGTCCTGTCACGTACAGCATCATATCAGGAAATACCGATGATAGTTTTTACATTGAAGGCACGACGGGGAAGATTCGCGTGAACAAGCCGCTGGATTACGAAAAGATCACCAAGTATAATTTGACTGTAAGAGCTTTCGACGGTGTATTTAATGACACGGCGCAAGTAGAGATTTTTATCGAAAACGTCAACGACAATCCGCCCGTGTTcgaagattttaataaaaatccgaCGATAGAGGAAGAAAAACTGGTGGACGGTAATAATGCGAtagacttttttttaatctaaaattaattaattatatatttctaatgaGAATTTCTAACTATTTATAATTGTCCATTTAGGATGTATCACCACTGTGGTGGCTTACGACCCAGATATCGAAGACAGAAGTGCCGATCAACATATCACCTATTTTATCGTGAAAGAAGATCAGCAACCTTGATAGGAATCGACAAATCTGGTTGTATGAGATTGAAAAAGCCATTGGACCGGGATCCACCGAACGGTTATTCAATGTGGACCGTAAGTTCACGGACATGTTTGTCACGCTGACGCTTTACGATATTCATTCCTCTTTGCTCATATCTTTTTACTGCTCTCTGTAGGTCATCGTGATGGCGAGAGACGAGGACGGCTCGTCTACGGCCCTGCGGGAGCTGGTGATGGTTAATATCACTCTCATAGACATAAACGACAACGCACCCTTTCTCGATATGCCATATCCTGTCATCTGGGGCGAAAATAAACCGCACGGCAAGATAACCGAGCTCAAGGCACGGGATTACGACTCTGACGAGAACGGGCCGCCGTTCGAATTCCGGATAGACGATACCGCGGACGACGAGATCAGGTCCAAGTTCGATATTCGCGAGACCAATCTGTATGCGCGGGTAGTGTTCGACCGCGAGGAGCGAAAGAGCTACGACATACCGATTGCAATCACGGACAGCGGTGTGCCGCCTATGACGGGCACCTCGACGCTCACTGTGATCATAGGCGACGAGAACGACAACGCCATGCAGGAGGGCTCGAGTTCTATATTCGTTTACAATTACAGAGGAGAGGCCCCTGACACGGAGATCGGACGCGTTTACGTCAACGATCCGGACGATTGGGATTTACCGGATAAATCGTTCGACTGGGCTTCCCCTCACGACGGATTCCGTCTGAACAAGAGCACCGGCATGATCACGTTGCTGTCGGGCACGTCAAACGACACTTTTGTGTTGAAATTCGTCGTCTCTGAGAAAGGCCTTTACGTTAAGCCACATCGAGTACACGCGTACGTGAACGTCACCGTTAAGGAACTTCCGGAAGAAGCTGTGGACAGATCCGGCTCTGTACGATTCTACGGAATCACGGCGGAACAGTTTGTAGAGCCGGACGAATCTGGCGTCAGCAAGAAGGAGATA encodes the following:
- the LOC105282808 gene encoding LOW QUALITY PROTEIN: DE-cadherin (The sequence of the model RefSeq protein was modified relative to this genomic sequence to represent the inferred CDS: deleted 2 bases in 1 codon), encoding MVTVETERADRGSLDGASASSAGQRRGHHRPAGREPPKDEGVEGDGEKPSTMMGGRVARPGAGPRPLVAPIAAFVACVLLCGTLATATRLRHSRHLDARSQFLGEEELPLDENHNHKPVFSNCSNYAPVVKEEESPGTVVIQVHAEDRDPPEEGGTITYSFVTFPDEKLKFEINNKTGLIRTTQMLDRDEPAREKEAYLTVLATDNGKPQLDDVCTFKVTIEDVNDNEPVFDKVVFRGYVWKAYTESVPQDLPVGREVMRVSATDIDDGNNSVVRYSLSPKKFDDAVYFRIDRETGVIFLSKVIDRNPDYKFSMTATAEDLGEHPKSSVIDLDIRVVESHKKAPAFLPRPAEPIKLQENFSDFDGSIVRLKAVSNIENSSNSDNSYLLFELVTGRTEQTNKKNTFRLESNKDVADIKLSQHLNYESNTQYSLIVRVQNKYQLAAETVVDIEVLDVNDNIPVFRDIKKGSVLENEPRGVPVMQVRAIDADGTSANNQVSYALDNFKDLFAIDPQTGNITTLVTFDREVEDTYNVKVIAMDNSPSALFKTGEHNKGQQVFRIEIADKNDNPPRFTQKVYTHNSIYENANINAPVTEVKAVDSDTASPVTYSIISGNTDDSFYIEGTTGKIRVNKPLDYEKITKYNLTVRAFDGVFNDTAQVEIFIENVNDNPPVFEDFNKNPTIEEEKLVDGCITTVVAYDPDIEDRSADQHITYFIVKEDATLIGIDKSGCMRLKKPLDRDPPNGYSMWTVIVMARDEDGSSTALRELVMVNITLIDINDNAPFLDMPYPVIWGENKPHGKITELKARDYDSDENGPPFEFRIDDTADDEIRSKFDIRETNLYARVVFDREERKSYDIPIAITDSGVPPMTGTSTLTVIIGDENDNAMQEGSSSIFVYNYRGEAPDTEIGRVYVNDPDDWDLPDKSFDWASPHDGFRLNKSTGMITLLSGTSNDTFVLKFVVSEKGLYVKPHRVHAYVNVTVKELPEEAVDRSGSVRFYGITAEQFVEPDESGVSKKEIFQEKLASMLNTSIENVDVFTVLHSPHYNNKSLLDVRFSAHGSPYYAPEKLNTIIAQHSKEIEREMKADILLVNIDECLFEQVHCNSSCRSFLNASTVPYAVYTNTSSFVGVRAVVDPQCTCHVAEPITTCLNGGTPLAQRCECPPGLEGPRCELLGIGFHGDGWAVMPSLGQACDDSHLGLELTPHVDNALVFYFGPMTYSPKLGVQDFMALELQNGYAVLYVDYGTGTVRLDHRQIKLTDGKSHRVDVLWTKTTIELKVDNCGISACLSLTAPQGTNEFLNVNSPMQVGGTVTNLGYLASNFEWNHKPTDKGFVGCIRNMTINGNTYNLGMPALYKNVDPGCNHGMAKAVSFGIDTNFIVAILVCVLILLILLVAVVVHRRKTDDLYKDMDDIRENIINYEDEGGGEVDTGYDLNVLRAIYDAPPLDSKIAPVGLQGRANDEVPDICGFLDGKKESCDKDPDTNPFDDVRHYAYEGEGNSEGDLSSLASCTDDGDLKFNYLSNFGPRFRKLADMYGEDPSDEESDGVGERESESWC